In Gemmatimonadaceae bacterium, the following proteins share a genomic window:
- a CDS encoding acetyl ornithine aminotransferase family protein gives MTDRNYPHIVTPPPGPRSKAVVDRDAAWTSQCYIKEYPLAVARGEGVMIEDLDGNRYLDFMAGIAVASTGYGHPHVVKAIQEAAAKFLHICGSDFYYEGMAALCERLAKVAPGPTKKRVFLTNSGTEATEGAIKLARYATHRTAIIAFKGAFHGRSTGAVSLTSSKMRQHAGFGPLLPDVHHVDYAYRYRCRHCANEPACTKGCVTSIEHDLFARHLDPHDVAAIFVEPIQGEGGYVIPPPGFLTELRHLCDKYGILLVFDEVQSGVGRTGKMFACEHEGVEPDVLLTAKGLGSGMPIGAMIVRETVDKWRNGAHGSTFGGNPVCCAAALATLDVVEQSAMANAAVQGARLLAGAQALMAKHACIGDVRGVGLMVGIEFVKDRATREPDGILVQRIVELAFARGLLLLGAGKSALRLAPPLVIDAFDIERGLAMLDQCIADAVKG, from the coding sequence ATGACCGATCGCAACTACCCGCACATCGTCACCCCGCCACCGGGCCCCAGGTCGAAAGCAGTCGTCGACCGCGACGCCGCGTGGACGTCGCAGTGCTACATCAAGGAGTACCCGCTGGCCGTTGCACGTGGCGAGGGCGTGATGATCGAGGACCTGGACGGCAATCGCTACCTCGACTTCATGGCGGGAATCGCGGTCGCGTCCACGGGATACGGCCACCCGCACGTGGTGAAGGCCATCCAGGAGGCGGCGGCGAAGTTCCTCCACATCTGCGGGAGCGACTTCTACTACGAAGGGATGGCGGCGCTGTGCGAGCGGCTGGCCAAGGTGGCGCCCGGCCCCACGAAGAAGCGCGTCTTCCTCACCAACTCGGGGACCGAGGCGACCGAGGGCGCGATCAAGCTCGCGCGCTATGCCACGCACCGCACGGCGATCATCGCCTTCAAGGGGGCGTTCCATGGGCGCAGCACCGGCGCGGTGAGCCTCACGTCGAGCAAGATGCGGCAGCACGCCGGCTTTGGACCGCTGCTGCCGGACGTGCATCACGTGGACTACGCGTATCGCTATCGCTGTCGCCACTGTGCCAACGAGCCGGCTTGCACCAAGGGGTGCGTGACGTCCATCGAGCACGACCTTTTCGCGCGCCACCTCGATCCGCACGACGTGGCGGCGATCTTCGTCGAGCCCATCCAGGGAGAAGGGGGCTACGTCATCCCGCCCCCCGGCTTCCTCACCGAGCTGCGTCACTTGTGCGACAAGTACGGCATCCTTCTGGTGTTCGACGAGGTGCAGAGTGGCGTGGGACGCACGGGGAAGATGTTCGCCTGCGAACACGAAGGGGTGGAGCCCGACGTGCTGCTGACGGCCAAGGGGCTCGGCTCCGGGATGCCCATTGGGGCGATGATCGTGCGCGAGACCGTGGACAAGTGGCGGAATGGAGCGCACGGCTCGACGTTTGGCGGGAACCCTGTGTGCTGTGCCGCGGCGCTGGCCACGCTGGATGTGGTGGAGCAGTCGGCGATGGCTAATGCTGCGGTGCAGGGCGCACGGCTGCTGGCGGGGGCGCAGGCGCTCATGGCGAAGCATGCGTGCATCGGCGACGTGCGCGGCGTGGGGCTGATGGTGGGGATCGAGTTCGTGAAGGATCGCGCCACGCGCGAGCCGGACGGGATCCTCGTGCAGCGTATCGTCGAGCTGGCGTTCGCTCGCGGGCTGCTCCTGCTGGGCGCTGGAAAGAGCGCGTTGCGGCTGGCGCCGCCGCTGGTCATCGACGCGTTCGACATCGAGCGCGGGCTGGCGATGCTGGACCAGTGCATTGCCGATGCGGTGAAGGGGTGA
- a CDS encoding SMP-30/gluconolactonase/LRE family protein, whose amino-acid sequence MSRFVLSGAQSRAMRRLALGSFGILLAGCGGEAPKTSDSAATAATATTMQAADSAVPPSTEGLKVPESVRYDAALDAYFVSNIDGNPNQKDNNGFIVRLDAGNSAASIDLVRGGVKGVALNAPKGMAVAGDTLWVADIDVVRAFDKNSGAAIAAIDLSGMGATFLNDVAIAADGTVYVTDTGIRFSATGEMSHPGKDRIFAIAGGKARVALEGDSLLARPNGIAWDAANARFILAGFGGPDITAWKPGEQGVTKLATGPGSYDGVEVLADGRILVTSWADSSLSLVANGAVTRVKGGMEAPADIGVDTRRQRVAVPRFNAGRVDYVAIPK is encoded by the coding sequence ATGTCCCGATTCGTTTTGTCCGGCGCCCAGTCGCGCGCGATGCGCCGGCTGGCCCTCGGTTCGTTTGGCATCCTCCTCGCCGGCTGCGGCGGCGAGGCACCCAAGACGTCGGACAGCGCGGCGACCGCGGCGACGGCGACGACAATGCAAGCCGCCGACAGCGCCGTCCCACCGTCGACCGAGGGGCTCAAGGTCCCGGAGAGCGTGCGCTACGACGCCGCGCTGGACGCGTACTTCGTCTCCAACATCGACGGGAACCCCAACCAGAAGGACAACAACGGCTTCATCGTGCGTCTCGACGCCGGCAATTCCGCGGCGAGCATCGACCTGGTGCGCGGCGGGGTGAAGGGAGTCGCGCTCAACGCCCCCAAGGGGATGGCCGTGGCCGGCGACACGCTCTGGGTGGCCGACATCGATGTGGTGCGCGCCTTCGACAAGAACAGCGGGGCGGCGATCGCCGCGATCGACCTCTCGGGGATGGGAGCCACCTTCCTGAACGACGTCGCCATTGCGGCTGACGGCACCGTCTACGTGACCGACACCGGGATCCGCTTCTCGGCGACAGGCGAGATGTCGCACCCCGGCAAGGATCGGATCTTTGCCATCGCCGGCGGCAAGGCCCGCGTTGCCCTCGAGGGCGACTCGCTCCTTGCGCGCCCCAACGGCATTGCCTGGGACGCCGCCAACGCGCGCTTCATCCTGGCGGGCTTTGGTGGCCCCGACATCACCGCATGGAAGCCGGGGGAGCAGGGCGTCACCAAGCTCGCCACGGGCCCGGGGAGCTACGACGGCGTGGAGGTGCTGGCCGACGGGCGCATCCTCGTCACCAGTTGGGCCGATTCGTCGCTGTCGCTGGTCGCCAACGGCGCCGTGACCCGGGTGAAGGGGGGGATGGAGGCGCCGGCCGACATCGGCGTCGACACCAGGCGCCAGCGCGTCGCCGTGCCGCGCTTCAACGCCGGGCGCGTCGACTACGTCGCCATTCCCAAGTAG
- a CDS encoding aspartate aminotransferase family protein produces MSHTVIPPDDAGRAATPDVARHRYPDSPVFYRSLTREYPLAVRAGGCWIEDAEGKRYLDAVGGAFVANIGHGVAEIGEAMAAQASKVAYVNGTAFTNEAVEGLAARLVERTPALGKAYILGSGSEAVEAALKLARQYWIERGRPGKHKVIALSPGYHGNTMLALSASAREHYRRFWREWLVDVRRIPAPYAYRCACDGASDCPACTGDALESAILEEGADRVAAFILEPVGGSSTGANVPREGYLQRVREICTRHDVLLVADEVLCGAGRTGTWTAIEQWGVVPDILTLGKGIGGGYAPVSAVLARDAVVDVIARGSGYLQHAQTFSHHAVTCAAAVATLDYLQTHRLVERCAAMAPVFHRALQRLRAVACVGDVRGRGLLVGVEFVANTGTRAPFGRQLQFAERFTRAAQREGLIVWPNVGHADGTNGDLVMLAPPFTITEGEIDELVARFERALEAVASHPTPS; encoded by the coding sequence GTGAGTCATACTGTTATCCCCCCCGACGACGCAGGGCGTGCGGCGACGCCGGACGTGGCGCGGCATCGCTATCCCGATTCGCCCGTCTTCTACCGGTCGCTCACGCGCGAGTACCCGCTGGCGGTTCGCGCCGGCGGGTGCTGGATCGAGGACGCCGAGGGGAAGCGCTACCTGGATGCGGTGGGCGGCGCCTTTGTTGCCAATATCGGGCACGGCGTCGCCGAGATCGGCGAGGCGATGGCGGCGCAGGCGAGCAAGGTGGCGTACGTCAACGGAACGGCGTTCACCAACGAGGCGGTGGAAGGGCTCGCCGCGCGCCTGGTCGAGCGGACGCCCGCCTTGGGGAAGGCTTACATCCTTGGCAGCGGCTCCGAGGCGGTGGAGGCGGCACTCAAGCTGGCGCGCCAGTACTGGATCGAGCGCGGTCGGCCGGGGAAGCACAAGGTCATTGCCCTGTCGCCGGGCTATCACGGTAACACGATGCTCGCCCTCTCGGCGTCGGCGCGCGAACACTATCGTCGCTTCTGGCGGGAGTGGCTGGTCGACGTGCGCCGCATTCCGGCGCCGTATGCCTATAGATGCGCTTGCGATGGGGCGAGCGACTGCCCTGCGTGCACCGGTGACGCGCTGGAGTCCGCGATCCTGGAAGAGGGGGCGGATCGTGTCGCCGCGTTCATACTGGAGCCGGTGGGGGGGAGTTCGACCGGGGCGAACGTTCCGCGCGAGGGCTACCTGCAGCGCGTGCGCGAGATCTGCACGCGCCACGACGTGCTGCTGGTGGCCGACGAGGTGTTGTGCGGGGCGGGGCGCACGGGGACGTGGACGGCGATCGAGCAGTGGGGCGTCGTTCCCGACATCCTCACGTTAGGCAAGGGGATCGGCGGTGGCTACGCGCCGGTGAGCGCCGTGCTGGCGCGCGACGCCGTGGTCGATGTCATTGCGCGGGGGAGCGGCTACCTGCAGCATGCGCAGACCTTCTCGCATCATGCGGTGACGTGCGCGGCGGCGGTGGCCACGCTCGACTACCTGCAGACGCACCGCCTGGTCGAGCGCTGCGCCGCGATGGCTCCGGTGTTTCACCGGGCACTGCAGCGGCTGCGTGCTGTTGCTTGTGTGGGCGATGTCCGCGGGAGGGGGTTGCTGGTCGGCGTCGAGTTCGTCGCCAACACGGGGACGCGCGCCCCCTTCGGCCGGCAGTTGCAATTCGCCGAACGCTTCACGCGCGCCGCGCAACGCGAGGGGCTCATCGTGTGGCCCAACGTGGGACACGCCGACGGGACCAACGGCGACCTCGTGATGCTGGCGCCGCCCTTCACCATCACCGAGGGGGAGATCGACGAACTCGTCGCGCGCTTCGAACGCGCGCTGGAGGCCGTCGCCTCGCACCCGACGCCGTCGTGA
- a CDS encoding CoA transferase subunit A has protein sequence MSGAGKVVSMRDAIAAHVHDGDTLVIEGFTHLICFAAAHEIIRQRRRNLTLCRLTPDVIYDQMISAGCASTLVFSWAGNPGAGSLHAFRRAVEARPPTLAIEEYSHFGMVARFCAGAARLPFWPLDDYQGTDLPAANPRIRQVTCPYTGKALATVPALNPDVSIIHAQRADAEGNTQAWGLLGVQKEAAFASRRVIVVVEELVESSVIRADPNRTIIPGMIVDAVVVEPWGAHPSYAQGFYDRDNAFYVAWEEVSRDPLRLAAYLDEWVHGVADRREYMVRHGALREQLAARAAMSGEVSYGY, from the coding sequence ATGAGCGGCGCGGGGAAGGTCGTCTCGATGCGCGACGCGATCGCCGCGCACGTGCATGATGGCGACACCCTCGTTATCGAGGGGTTCACGCACCTCATCTGCTTCGCCGCCGCGCACGAGATCATCCGGCAACGGCGGCGCAACCTCACGCTGTGCCGTCTCACGCCCGACGTCATCTACGACCAGATGATCTCGGCAGGCTGCGCGTCCACGCTCGTCTTTTCGTGGGCCGGAAACCCGGGGGCCGGCTCGCTGCATGCTTTCCGGCGCGCCGTCGAGGCCAGGCCGCCGACGCTGGCCATCGAGGAGTACTCGCACTTCGGGATGGTCGCCCGGTTCTGTGCTGGCGCGGCGCGCCTCCCCTTCTGGCCGCTCGACGACTACCAGGGGACCGACCTCCCGGCCGCCAACCCGCGCATCCGCCAGGTGACCTGCCCCTACACCGGGAAAGCGCTCGCCACCGTCCCCGCGCTCAATCCCGACGTCTCCATCATCCATGCCCAGCGCGCCGACGCGGAGGGGAACACGCAGGCCTGGGGGCTGCTCGGCGTGCAGAAGGAGGCGGCGTTCGCGTCGCGGCGCGTGATCGTCGTCGTGGAGGAACTGGTGGAGTCGTCGGTCATCCGCGCCGATCCCAATCGCACCATCATCCCGGGAATGATCGTCGACGCGGTGGTGGTGGAGCCGTGGGGGGCGCATCCGTCGTACGCGCAGGGGTTCTACGACCGCGACAACGCGTTCTACGTGGCGTGGGAGGAGGTGTCGCGCGACCCGTTGCGGCTGGCGGCGTACCTCGACGAGTGGGTGCATGGCGTCGCCGACCGGCGCGAGTACATGGTGCGCCACGGAGCCCTGCGCGAGCAACTGGCGGCGCGAGCGGCGATGAGCGGGGAGGTGTCGTATGGGTACTGA